In Microvirga sp. 17 mud 1-3, the genomic window GCGGTGGACTTTCACCTCAACGGAGGTCCCGGCATTCGCACCGGTCAGCCATGTGAGGCGCCCGCCTGTGCACCAGCCGTCCGCGAGGCCGATGCGGGACGCAGCAATGGCGAGCGCACCATCCGTGCGGGTTACGGTTCCGGTATCCGCATAGGCGGAGGAAGAAAGGTTCACGCCGCAGCGTGCGTCGCCGAGGTCGGCCGAGCAGGTGGCACGGAACAGGCGTCCGCGCTCCTCGTCGAGACGGTGCATGAGCCCCCTCACCTCCGCGACAAAACTGCCATCCGCACGGCGGATCTCGCCGATGGAGCCGATATCGAGGAGCAGTCGTTGCTCTGCATCGGCCCAGTTGACGAGCCAGGTCTCGACGCTCGCATCGTCATAGAGGCCCGACGCGATGTCGGTCTCCGTCAGGCCGGCGGAGACCAGAGCCCCGGAGACCTCGCCTCCGCCGACTGCGAGGCCGAGCTCCGACGTCGCCTCCGCGGCTTCGAGCCCGGTGCGCGCCGCGAAGACTGTTCCACCGAAGGCAAGGTCGCGGTCATGGTCGGTAAAACCGAGAGTCACGCCGTCGCGGCGGATCAGCCTCCAGCAATGGCACAGGCTTGTCGCGCCCTCAGCCAGATGGGCCGAGAGGTTGGAGGGAATGGTTCGCATGGGACACCGTCCGAATATAATGAAGCTGCGGCTCCCCCCTCTGAGGAGAAGGTCGCGCGATAGCGACGTGGCAAGACATAATCCCCTCCCCCTTGTGGGGAGGGTTAGGGTGGGGGTGTCGGCGCCAACATCTCCAAATGTAGCGCTCACACCCCCACCTCCACCTCCTCCCCACAAGGGGGAGGAGAGCAGGACAGCGCTTCCCGAGAGCACTCAAGATCCGTGGGGAGCGGAACACGTTGGCGTGCCTCACGGCACGATTTCGATGAGCGGGATCTGCGGGATGGCGCCGGCCTCGAAGGCCGACAGGTCGATATCGAGTTCGTCCGTGTCGAAGCGAACCGGAACGTCGAAGGAAAACCCCGCGGTGATTGCCGCACCGGCGGCCGGGGGCGTTGTGAAGGTCACGAGGCCTGTGGTCGGATCGCACGCGAATGCCAGGCCCGGAGCTTGCTCGACCCCGTCGAGCGCAA contains:
- a CDS encoding DUF2163 domain-containing protein, translated to MRTIPSNLSAHLAEGATSLCHCWRLIRRDGVTLGFTDHDRDLAFGGTVFAARTGLEAAEATSELGLAVGGGEVSGALVSAGLTETDIASGLYDDASVETWLVNWADAEQRLLLDIGSIGEIRRADGSFVAEVRGLMHRLDEERGRLFRATCSADLGDARCGVNLSSSAYADTGTVTRTDGALAIAASRIGLADGWCTGGRLTWLTGANAGTSVEVKVHRAVGGTDEFDLWQRAPQAIAVGDTFRVTAGCDKTHATCRDKFRNAVNFRGFPHMPGNDFVIRVPRQGEPGLDGGSFFR